In a single window of the Panthera leo isolate Ple1 chromosome A1, P.leo_Ple1_pat1.1, whole genome shotgun sequence genome:
- the RFESD gene encoding Rieske domain-containing protein, protein MDLDGSEQDPEVKEYSPVCVGREDDIKKSKRMTAVVHDREVVIFYHKGEYHAMDIRCYHSGGPLHLGEIEEFDGRPCIVCPWHKYKITLATGEGLYQSINPRDPSAKPEWCSKGVKQRIHTVTVDNGNIYVTLSKEPFKCDSDFYATGDFKVIQSSF, encoded by the exons ATGGATCTTGATGGCTCTGAACAAGATCCTGAAGTGAAGGAATATTCTCCTGTCTGTGTTGGCAGAGAAGAtgacattaaaaaatctaaaagaatgaCAGCTGTTGTCCATGATAGAGAAGTGGTCATTTTCTACCACAAAGGAGAATATCATGCGATGGATATTCGCTGTTACc ACTCAGGAGGGCCTTTACATTTGGGAGAAATAGAG gaGTTTGACGGACGACCATGCATAGTTTGCCCCTGGCATAAATACAAAATTACTTTGGCAACAGGAGAAGGACTATACCAGTCTATAAACCCTAGAGATCCATCAGCAAAACCTGAGTGGTGTTCCAAAGGAGTAAAGCAAAGGATTCATACAGTGACAGTGGACAATGGGAACATTTACGTGACTCTTTCTAAAGAACCTTTTAAGTGTGACTCTGATTTTTATGCCACTGGAGACTTCAAAGTAATTCAGAGTTCTTTCTGA